A genomic segment from Sparus aurata chromosome 10, fSpaAur1.1, whole genome shotgun sequence encodes:
- the LOC115589124 gene encoding ladderlectin-like: MKMLTVSLFVCAIMALTRAAAVPEGEACLNSGPKGNSDIAEVVPSCPGNWTRYNDSCFFYVPSHMTWADAEKHCQTLGGNLASVHSFDEQHAIQSMIQRLTLGFPETWLGGFDATQEGTWFWSDGTDFSYTFWATGEPDDSRDADCLLMNYGDEEKFGDQPCDQLKSFACGKKL, encoded by the exons ATGAAGATGCTGACCGTGTCTCTATTTGTCTGTGCCATAATGGCTCTGACCAGAGCTGCTG CTGTTCCAGAAGGAGAGGCTTGTTTAAACTCAGGACCAAAAG GCAACAGCGATATAGCAGAGGTGGTGCCATCTTGTCCTGGTAATTGGACTCGTTACAATGATAGCTGTTTCTTCTACGTTCCATCTCACATGACTTGGGCCGATGCTGAG AAACACTGTCAGACTCTGGGTGGAAACCTTGCATCAGTGCACAGCTTTGATGAGCAGCACGCGATTCAGAGTATGATACAGAGGCTGACTTTAGGATTTCCTGAAACATGGCTTGGAGGCTTTGACGCAACACAG GAGGGTACCTGGTTCTGGAGCGATGGAACAGACTTCAGTTACACCTTCTGGGCTACAGGAGAGCCTGATGACTCTCGTGATGCAGACTGTCTCCTGATGAACTATGGAG ATGAGGAGAAATTTGGTGATCAGCCTTGCGACCAGTTAAAGTCGTTCGCCTGCGGCAAAAAGCTGTAA